One window of Chroococcidiopsis sp. TS-821 genomic DNA carries:
- a CDS encoding O-antigen ligase — MKPQNFVEQVIWYSAIGTYGLYFLGAQYIFIPAIAWLLTLYLCKQIWQQAQNSSANKITIPLSIWVWIASMLLLELALIMGHIDFDLGLTKTIFSSINNWARQYALLALFPLIGCLNIRPQILYRAACIICLQSLVFAAISCLIVILQLPHIEYISPLAILGGGSDELYSVDFYEIEYGTNLLRLKLFAPWCPELGMIANVYFFLTLQEQNSKWKILGVAGAIAMIIGSFSRAAILCLPVVIALVWFLGKLAQPITYIILAIASFVTSIFTPQLVNSIQTSREQFDSFRASSSEVRGLLVNLALDRWYEAPIWGHGVVTPWLNTPGIGTHHTWVGLLFIRGIVGFLAFAVPLFCSFLDLLFKVQKSNTAKVGMSIILVLFIFSSVIDISYIVHLYWLGLVMLGIAFKEYI; from the coding sequence ATGAAACCACAAAATTTTGTAGAGCAAGTAATCTGGTATTCTGCAATCGGAACTTATGGGCTTTACTTTCTAGGGGCGCAGTATATCTTTATTCCTGCGATCGCTTGGCTTTTAACACTTTATCTATGCAAGCAAATTTGGCAGCAAGCACAAAATTCATCAGCTAACAAAATTACAATTCCTTTGTCAATCTGGGTATGGATTGCTTCGATGTTGCTCTTAGAGCTTGCTTTAATTATGGGTCATATAGACTTTGACCTCGGACTCACAAAAACTATCTTCTCGTCAATTAACAATTGGGCTAGACAATATGCACTTTTAGCTTTGTTTCCCTTGATTGGCTGTCTCAATATCCGACCTCAAATTCTTTATCGCGCCGCCTGTATTATTTGCTTACAAAGTTTAGTCTTTGCCGCGATTTCTTGTTTAATTGTCATATTGCAATTACCTCATATTGAGTATATTTCTCCTCTAGCAATTCTAGGAGGTGGATCGGATGAACTTTATTCTGTAGACTTTTATGAAATTGAATATGGAACTAATCTACTGCGATTAAAATTGTTTGCGCCTTGGTGTCCTGAATTAGGAATGATCGCTAATGTTTATTTTTTTCTTACGCTTCAAGAGCAAAACTCTAAATGGAAAATTCTTGGCGTAGCTGGTGCGATCGCTATGATTATTGGCTCATTTTCCCGCGCGGCTATATTATGTTTACCTGTTGTAATCGCACTTGTTTGGTTTTTAGGAAAGCTGGCTCAACCAATTACATACATTATCTTAGCAATAGCAAGTTTCGTTACAAGTATTTTTACTCCTCAACTAGTTAATTCGATTCAAACTTCTCGGGAACAGTTTGATAGCTTTCGCGCTAGTTCCTCAGAAGTAAGAGGTCTTTTAGTCAATTTAGCATTAGATCGTTGGTATGAAGCTCCTATTTGGGGTCATGGTGTTGTCACTCCTTGGCTAAATACTCCAGGAATTGGCACTCATCATACATGGGTTGGTCTTTTATTTATTCGTGGAATAGTTGGTTTCTTGGCTTTCGCCGTTCCTTTGTTTTGCAGTTTTCTTGACTTGCTTTTTAAGGTTCAAAAAAGTAATACTGCCAAAGTTGGCATGAGTATAATCTTAGTTTTATTTATTTTTAGCTCTGTTATTGATATCTCATATATCGTTCATCTTTATTGGTTGGGTTTAGTCATGTTAGGTATTGCTTTTAAAGAATATATTTGA
- a CDS encoding WecB/TagA/CpsF family glycosyltransferase, with amino-acid sequence MEKVNLLNVEIDNLPTLDLLKNLRRGVVFTTNVDHLIKLQKDPDFAAAYQIADYKVCDSQILLYASKFLGTPIQEKISGSDFFPKFYSFHKNNENIKIFLLGAGKNVAKKAQENINKKIGRNIIVGAYSPSFGFESNEQECQEIIKMINQTNATVLAVGLGAPKQEKWIYKYKHKLSNIKIFLALGATIDFEAGKLKRSPKWMSNLGLEWFHRLLCEPQRLWQRYLIDDLPFFWLLLKQKFLVNQNPQALLINKQERLHVLPVNSPQGKPQELHNLKRTELKRSATWLKPTSAISLGTNFRRSPQYKIERNQPQITHKFSYR; translated from the coding sequence ATGGAAAAGGTAAATTTGTTAAACGTTGAGATTGATAACTTACCAACATTAGACTTATTAAAAAACTTGAGGAGAGGTGTCGTTTTTACAACTAATGTAGACCATCTTATTAAATTGCAAAAAGATCCAGATTTTGCGGCAGCTTATCAGATAGCAGATTATAAAGTTTGTGATAGCCAAATTCTCTTGTATGCTTCTAAATTTTTAGGGACTCCAATTCAAGAAAAAATATCAGGATCGGATTTTTTTCCTAAATTTTACAGTTTTCACAAAAATAATGAAAATATCAAAATATTTCTTTTAGGAGCAGGGAAAAATGTAGCTAAAAAAGCTCAAGAGAATATTAACAAAAAAATTGGCAGAAATATTATTGTAGGCGCGTATTCTCCATCTTTTGGCTTTGAAAGCAATGAACAAGAATGCCAAGAAATTATAAAAATGATTAATCAGACCAATGCAACTGTATTAGCAGTAGGATTAGGTGCGCCAAAACAAGAAAAATGGATTTATAAATATAAACACAAATTATCAAATATCAAAATTTTTTTGGCTTTGGGTGCTACCATCGATTTTGAAGCAGGTAAATTAAAACGCTCTCCTAAATGGATGAGTAATCTTGGTTTAGAATGGTTTCATCGATTATTGTGCGAACCACAAAGACTTTGGCAGCGATACTTAATAGATGATTTACCCTTTTTCTGGTTACTATTAAAACAAAAGTTTTTGGTGAATCAGAATCCGCAAGCTCTCCTTATTAATAAGCAAGAAAGACTTCATGTTTTACCCGTTAATTCTCCTCAAGGAAAGCCGCAAGAACTTCACAATTTAAAGCGAACTGAATTAAAACGTTCAGCCACTTGGCTAAAACCAACTTCAGCGATTAGTTTAGGTACAAATTTTAGGCGATCGCCACAATACAAAATAGAGAGAAATCAACCTCAAATCACTCATAAATTCTCTTACCGTTAG
- a CDS encoding putative 2-dehydropantoate 2-reductase encodes MLSLQRSLNDNRSYAILGTGALGGFYGARLQQAGIDVHFLLRSDYKYVKQHGLFIESPDGNFRLSHVNAYHNVHHMPRCDVIVVALKTTQNYLLGQMLPRLVKDNSVVLVLQNGLGVEEEVAAIVGSDRVMGGLCFTCNDKVAPGHFRHLHYGVITLAEYACNYLTCGITKRMLQVKSDFERAGILIQLAEDLLLARWKKLICNIPFNGLTVVLNATIKDLIGDVHTRMLVEEMMQEMVTVAAAYHRAIADDYIEKRLRYIAKMGPYRTSTKIDFDQRRSLEVEAIFGNPLRAAQQAGIDTPQLAMLYRQLKFLDTYYCTNKAIAVLSH; translated from the coding sequence ATGCTATCGTTGCAGCGATCGCTGAATGACAACCGCAGCTATGCGATTCTTGGTACTGGCGCATTGGGTGGCTTTTATGGTGCGCGACTACAACAGGCTGGAATCGACGTTCACTTTTTGCTCCGCAGTGATTATAAGTACGTCAAGCAGCATGGTTTATTTATCGAGTCTCCAGATGGTAACTTTCGTCTCTCGCACGTGAATGCTTACCATAATGTGCATCATATGCCTCGTTGTGATGTCATTGTCGTTGCTTTAAAGACAACGCAGAACTATTTACTGGGGCAAATGCTACCGCGTCTAGTCAAAGACAACAGTGTTGTCTTGGTGTTGCAAAATGGTTTGGGTGTAGAAGAAGAAGTAGCTGCGATCGTTGGATCAGATCGCGTCATGGGTGGATTGTGCTTTACGTGCAACGATAAAGTTGCTCCAGGTCACTTCCGTCATCTTCATTATGGTGTGATTACGCTTGCGGAATACGCTTGCAACTATCTCACGTGTGGAATTACCAAACGAATGCTTCAAGTCAAAAGTGACTTTGAACGTGCTGGTATTCTCATTCAATTAGCGGAAGATCTGCTTTTAGCACGCTGGAAGAAACTTATCTGCAATATTCCCTTCAATGGTCTAACGGTTGTCCTCAATGCAACTATCAAAGACTTGATCGGTGACGTGCATACGCGGATGTTGGTTGAGGAAATGATGCAGGAGATGGTAACAGTTGCAGCGGCTTATCATCGCGCGATCGCAGACGACTACATCGAAAAACGACTTAGATATATTGCCAAAATGGGACCTTACCGCACGAGTACAAAAATTGACTTTGACCAAAGGCGATCGCTAGAGGTTGAGGCAATTTTTGGCAACCCACTGCGTGCGGCGCAACAAGCTGGTATCGACACTCCCCAACTTGCCATGCTTTACCGACAGCTAAAGTTTTTAGATACGTATTACTGCACAAATAAAGCAATCGCGGTTTTATCTCACTAA
- a CDS encoding alpha/beta fold hydrolase — MSFIQVANRKVYYRAPFGLPSQGDRTLQLLVHGAGGSSRHWEPMLAQLDAAECFPVAIDLPGHGASEGYVPDSIDAVAEFLNAFLDRLGIEHPICYVGQSMGGLIGLQFALAYPDRVAQLVLMATSARIQLHPDFLQQAITGQWNRETLWQSFAPEVPENVKELVLNEFQYTRLQANASDFMGVSAVDLSSAVSALRLPTLILTGDDDVIISPRKSKMLHWQIENSRLVTVPGAGHYLHVEQPAKVAAEILHFVKSDRFVSASTNS, encoded by the coding sequence ATGTCTTTTATTCAGGTTGCAAATCGCAAAGTTTATTATCGCGCACCTTTTGGGTTGCCGTCACAAGGCGATCGCACACTACAGTTGCTAGTACACGGGGCGGGAGGTAGCAGCCGTCATTGGGAACCGATGCTTGCCCAACTCGACGCCGCAGAATGCTTTCCTGTCGCGATCGATTTACCAGGACATGGGGCTTCGGAGGGGTATGTCCCTGATTCGATTGACGCTGTGGCTGAGTTCCTCAATGCCTTTTTGGATCGCTTGGGAATTGAGCATCCGATTTGTTACGTGGGACAGTCGATGGGCGGCTTGATCGGATTGCAATTTGCGCTGGCTTACCCAGACCGCGTTGCGCAGTTGGTGTTGATGGCAACATCGGCACGCATTCAACTTCATCCTGATTTTCTTCAGCAGGCAATAACTGGACAATGGAACCGCGAAACATTGTGGCAAAGCTTTGCACCTGAAGTTCCCGAAAATGTCAAAGAACTTGTTTTGAATGAGTTTCAATATACTCGTCTGCAAGCTAATGCCTCAGATTTTATGGGGGTAAGTGCTGTCGATCTTAGTAGCGCTGTATCAGCTTTACGGCTACCGACTTTGATTCTCACCGGCGATGATGACGTGATTATCTCGCCGCGCAAATCTAAGATGTTGCACTGGCAAATTGAAAACTCTCGCTTAGTCACTGTACCTGGTGCAGGTCACTATTTGCACGTCGAACAGCCCGCAAAAGTTGCAGCAGAAATTTTGCATTTTGTCAAGAGCGATCGCTTTGTTTCTGCGTCCACTAATTCATAG
- a CDS encoding salicylate synthase, with protein sequence MYQLATDFLTYHEMFVPGQKDPIVILQTLLQTGIFSEYVMYESESEVRIAGNALAEVTVSTEAVSSRFMSQKHSESCTDPLKQVEAIFASLPIENWTAYGYVGFDIARFYYSYSKAIDQPLLYFLVPETELYITTKGVHIRSIKSPAKVLEVLSADSKLAEYVPTPPKVAATENQQYEKQVATLIDAIQNGELHKAIISRSVKVKGNMDVLGTYVLGAKSNNAARSYCLSVGDVCAVGFSPEILMEVSTDGFVVTNPLAGTRPRSSNSEEDTRLSDELFIDAKEVKEHALSVWLAQSEISAVCSPETVQIFDFMQVKQYRCVQHLSSRVGGQLKPGKTLWDALKVLFPGITVSGINKHEALAWIDRLEEEPRGIYAGGIGWIDSSGTADLAIAIRSVYQYGDSVYLNAGAGIVAESVPQNEFVESVNKMNTMLTNLVMES encoded by the coding sequence ATGTATCAGCTAGCAACTGATTTTTTAACCTATCACGAAATGTTTGTTCCAGGTCAGAAAGACCCAATTGTTATCTTGCAAACTTTATTGCAAACGGGAATTTTTTCTGAATATGTGATGTATGAAAGCGAGAGCGAGGTACGGATTGCGGGTAATGCTTTAGCTGAAGTGACAGTCAGTACTGAAGCTGTTTCTAGCCGATTTATGAGCCAGAAGCATTCAGAAAGTTGTACCGATCCGCTTAAGCAAGTTGAGGCAATTTTTGCTTCTTTACCAATAGAAAACTGGACAGCTTATGGTTACGTTGGCTTTGATATTGCCCGATTTTATTACTCGTATTCCAAAGCAATAGACCAGCCATTACTGTACTTTTTAGTTCCCGAAACGGAACTTTATATCACTACCAAAGGCGTACATATTAGAAGTATCAAATCACCTGCCAAAGTTTTAGAAGTCTTATCTGCTGATAGTAAATTAGCAGAATACGTGCCGACACCTCCAAAGGTGGCTGCAACAGAAAATCAACAGTATGAAAAACAAGTCGCAACTTTAATCGATGCGATTCAAAATGGCGAGTTGCATAAAGCGATTATCTCGCGGTCGGTGAAGGTAAAAGGGAATATGGATGTTCTTGGTACTTATGTATTAGGAGCCAAGAGTAACAACGCGGCGCGATCGTATTGTTTGAGTGTGGGAGATGTCTGCGCTGTCGGCTTTAGTCCTGAGATTTTGATGGAAGTTAGCACCGATGGGTTTGTTGTTACCAATCCGCTAGCCGGAACGCGTCCGCGTAGTTCTAATTCAGAAGAAGATACGCGCTTGAGCGATGAATTATTCATTGATGCAAAAGAAGTTAAAGAACACGCGCTTTCAGTTTGGTTAGCACAAAGCGAAATTAGTGCAGTTTGTTCGCCGGAAACTGTGCAGATTTTTGACTTTATGCAAGTTAAGCAATATCGTTGCGTGCAACACTTATCGTCGCGAGTTGGCGGACAACTCAAACCAGGAAAAACGCTGTGGGATGCCTTGAAAGTTTTATTCCCTGGAATTACGGTATCTGGAATTAATAAACACGAAGCTTTAGCATGGATTGACCGCTTGGAAGAAGAACCAAGAGGCATTTATGCAGGTGGTATTGGTTGGATCGATAGCAGCGGTACAGCGGATTTAGCGATCGCAATTCGCTCGGTTTATCAATACGGTGACTCGGTTTATCTCAATGCAGGTGCAGGTATCGTTGCTGAATCAGTTCCCCAAAACGAATTTGTCGAGTCAGTTAACAAGATGAATACGATGCTCACCAATTTAGTAATGGAGTCTTGA
- a CDS encoding SRPBCC family protein gives MTGYTENNIVILRDFDTVFDLTNDIELWPQLFTEYEKAEVLERNGNEVLFSLTTYPEGDRPSRTWVSRRLIDKPGKQATAERVEKAFPFKDMKIHWTYEELPQGVGVVMTWMQKFEIHDDCKWTTEQMESFLNRNTRVQMRAIKEKVEAWPTKTLTTTAV, from the coding sequence ATGACAGGTTACACCGAAAACAATATTGTTATCTTGCGAGATTTTGATACTGTTTTTGACTTGACAAATGATATTGAACTTTGGCCGCAATTGTTTACCGAGTACGAAAAAGCCGAAGTGCTAGAGCGTAATGGTAACGAAGTTTTATTTAGCTTGACGACTTATCCTGAAGGCGATCGCCCTTCACGAACTTGGGTTTCGCGACGACTCATTGACAAACCTGGCAAACAAGCTACCGCTGAACGTGTCGAAAAAGCCTTTCCGTTCAAGGACATGAAAATCCACTGGACGTATGAAGAGTTACCGCAAGGCGTAGGTGTGGTAATGACTTGGATGCAAAAGTTTGAAATCCACGATGATTGCAAGTGGACAACTGAGCAAATGGAATCATTTCTCAACCGCAATACCCGCGTTCAGATGCGAGCGATTAAAGAAAAAGTTGAAGCTTGGCCTACCAAAACTCTCACAACAACTGCCGTCTGA
- a CDS encoding cyclase family protein: protein MRRLVDLSVLVENSASEPMEIRVERLDHIDGAKHFCAEVATRNAARSDSRRLEPEDFPDGAFITLDTVTLPTHMGTHIDAPIHYGLDCEGSPARSVDELPLEWFYSDGVRLDLRHKQPQDFITIADIKIALDATQHQLKPLDIVLIWTGTDKLWGKREYFSHAPGMSREATEWLVEQGIKVIGIDTYGFDRPFVTMLEDFWRTGDRSYLWPAHFYGREREYIQIERLANLEQLPDTGFQVACFPLRVKGLDASWVRAVGLVNEL from the coding sequence GTGCGGCGGCTGGTTGATTTGAGCGTATTGGTCGAAAACTCGGCGTCAGAACCAATGGAAATTCGCGTTGAGAGACTCGATCATATCGATGGTGCCAAGCATTTTTGCGCGGAAGTGGCAACCCGAAATGCTGCTAGGTCTGATTCTCGCCGTCTCGAACCTGAAGATTTTCCTGATGGTGCGTTTATTACTTTAGATACTGTCACCTTACCCACACACATGGGAACGCACATTGACGCACCGATTCATTACGGTTTGGATTGTGAAGGTTCGCCAGCGCGTTCGGTCGATGAGTTACCGCTAGAGTGGTTCTATAGTGATGGTGTCCGCCTCGACTTACGCCACAAACAGCCACAAGACTTTATTACGATTGCAGATATCAAAATTGCCCTAGATGCAACGCAACATCAACTCAAACCACTGGATATTGTTTTAATTTGGACAGGAACCGATAAACTGTGGGGCAAGCGCGAGTATTTTTCCCACGCACCAGGGATGAGTCGCGAAGCTACCGAGTGGTTAGTAGAACAAGGAATTAAAGTTATTGGGATTGACACTTACGGTTTTGACCGTCCGTTTGTGACGATGCTAGAAGACTTTTGGCGGACAGGCGATCGCAGTTATCTTTGGCCTGCACACTTCTACGGACGCGAACGCGAATACATTCAAATCGAACGTCTTGCCAATCTCGAACAGCTACCCGATACAGGATTTCAAGTTGCTTGTTTTCCCCTACGCGTTAAAGGTTTAGATGCTAGTTGGGTACGGGCAGTAGGGTTAGTGAATGAGTTGTAG
- a CDS encoding carboxymuconolactone decarboxylase family protein yields the protein MKNMMQEAPEVAQSFFDLAKSVKQYSPLDEKINELIIIGIFSAHRGLRGINTHVERAMAAGATKEEVIAAILLALPIVGITDVNMALDQAMETIAMTQKKEVAGAAAG from the coding sequence ATGAAGAACATGATGCAAGAAGCACCGGAAGTTGCCCAGAGTTTCTTCGATCTGGCGAAGTCGGTGAAGCAGTATTCTCCGCTTGATGAAAAGATCAATGAATTAATTATTATCGGGATCTTCAGCGCGCATCGGGGTTTACGAGGCATTAATACTCATGTAGAGCGCGCTATGGCAGCAGGTGCGACTAAAGAAGAAGTGATCGCCGCGATTCTTTTAGCATTACCGATTGTGGGTATTACCGATGTCAATATGGCGTTGGATCAGGCAATGGAGACGATCGCAATGACCCAGAAGAAGGAGGTTGCAGGTGCGGCGGCTGGTTGA
- a CDS encoding cupin domain-containing protein, protein MVTQQTRRLVMGPSDVPTIDDRGGEIHVLISPTSVQSTKLIMGTATVPVGGRVLCHAHPHGEECFYVLQGQGEIEIADVGVVPFQAGQAVLTPQGAAHSIVNVGNEEIRVVFASAPLAPSPKDGHIILEGEH, encoded by the coding sequence ATGGTTACACAGCAAACAAGACGCTTGGTGATGGGACCAAGTGACGTACCAACAATTGATGACCGAGGTGGCGAAATTCATGTTTTGATTTCTCCCACCAGCGTACAGTCCACCAAGTTGATTATGGGGACAGCAACTGTACCAGTGGGTGGCAGAGTATTATGTCACGCGCATCCGCACGGTGAAGAGTGCTTTTACGTATTGCAAGGGCAAGGCGAAATTGAGATTGCAGATGTGGGTGTTGTTCCGTTTCAAGCCGGACAAGCGGTGCTGACTCCCCAAGGTGCAGCGCATTCGATTGTCAATGTAGGTAATGAAGAAATTCGCGTTGTCTTCGCCTCAGCCCCTTTAGCACCTTCCCCCAAAGACGGACACATTATTCTTGAAGGAGAACATTAA
- a CDS encoding benzoate-CoA ligase family protein, protein MNQYEQLPDIFNVAAYFIKGNLHKGYGERIALYHQDEIYTYRKVSNEVCAAAGLLAELGLERENRFAILLPDSPDFVFAFWGAIWLGAVPVPINTACSLDDIEYILQDCRAKILLTTQEWQEKLSPIQSPFLRNILLIDGDNSFKTLASSFPQELPPAQTSPDEPAFWLYTSGSTGRPKGAIHLHRSMVVCAEQYGKATLGLHQDDITYSIAKMPFAYGLGNSLYMPMAVGAASILSDANNAFDIIADIHRYRPTILFAIPATYASILAVQDIAPLNASTLRLCVSAAEQLPKSIWQKWRSTYGIEICEGIGTTEFLHIFLSNRLGECRPGSSGKPVVGYDVRIIDENGVPMPTGEIGNLQVGGDSLMLRYWNRHQETRQAIYGNTMRTGDKYLCDEDGYFWFMGRKDDLFKVNGQWVSPFEIEDVLLQHESVLDVAVVPESESGENLTQVVAYISLKAGFSESVELEESIRRFAKMQLPRFKAPKKIQFLERLPRTSTGKIHRKALLKASQLVQ, encoded by the coding sequence ATGAATCAGTACGAACAATTGCCAGATATTTTCAATGTAGCAGCCTACTTTATCAAAGGTAATTTGCACAAAGGCTATGGCGAACGAATTGCCTTATATCATCAGGATGAAATCTACACTTATCGCAAAGTCAGTAACGAAGTTTGTGCTGCTGCTGGATTACTTGCGGAGTTAGGTTTAGAACGCGAAAACCGGTTCGCCATTCTCTTACCCGATAGTCCAGATTTTGTCTTTGCCTTTTGGGGGGCAATTTGGTTAGGGGCTGTGCCAGTACCAATCAATACTGCGTGTAGCCTTGATGATATTGAGTATATTCTGCAAGATTGCCGCGCTAAAATCTTACTGACAACTCAAGAGTGGCAAGAAAAACTTTCGCCCATTCAATCTCCGTTTTTACGGAATATTCTCCTCATCGATGGAGATAACTCCTTTAAGACACTTGCAAGCTCATTTCCTCAAGAACTACCACCCGCACAAACCTCCCCCGACGAACCAGCGTTTTGGCTTTATACTTCTGGTAGTACAGGTAGACCAAAAGGCGCGATTCATCTTCATCGCAGTATGGTCGTTTGTGCCGAACAGTACGGGAAAGCAACGCTTGGTTTGCATCAAGACGACATCACGTATTCGATCGCCAAGATGCCGTTTGCTTACGGGTTAGGTAACTCCTTGTATATGCCGATGGCGGTGGGCGCAGCATCTATTTTGTCAGATGCAAATAATGCGTTTGACATCATTGCTGATATTCATCGCTATCGACCGACAATTTTGTTTGCGATTCCTGCTACCTATGCTAGTATTCTAGCAGTGCAAGATATTGCGCCTTTAAATGCTTCCACATTGCGCTTGTGCGTATCGGCAGCAGAGCAACTACCAAAAAGTATTTGGCAAAAATGGCGTAGTACTTACGGTATAGAAATCTGCGAAGGCATTGGCACAACGGAATTTTTACACATCTTTCTTTCCAATCGTTTAGGCGAGTGTCGTCCTGGTAGTTCGGGTAAACCGGTTGTTGGTTACGATGTTCGCATCATTGATGAGAATGGCGTACCGATGCCTACTGGCGAAATTGGTAACTTGCAAGTCGGTGGCGATAGTTTAATGCTGCGGTATTGGAACCGTCATCAAGAAACGCGCCAAGCCATTTATGGTAACACAATGCGTACCGGAGACAAATATCTCTGCGACGAAGATGGCTATTTCTGGTTTATGGGACGCAAAGACGACCTGTTTAAGGTTAACGGACAATGGGTATCGCCATTTGAAATCGAAGATGTGTTACTGCAACACGAGAGCGTGCTTGATGTTGCAGTCGTACCAGAATCTGAAAGTGGTGAAAATTTAACGCAAGTTGTGGCGTACATCAGCCTGAAAGCTGGGTTCTCTGAGTCAGTGGAACTCGAAGAAAGCATTCGCAGATTTGCCAAAATGCAACTACCGCGATTTAAAGCGCCGAAAAAAATTCAATTTTTAGAACGCTTACCGCGTACCTCAACAGGAAAAATTCACCGCAAAGCATTACTCAAAGCCAGTCAACTGGTTCAGTAG
- a CDS encoding holo-ACP synthase has product MYLQVAQPRLAEIKGIGIDIAPISKIASLVNRYNSELTLLFTPGEIEQCQSAPYPSRYYAVCFAAKEAVGKALGTGLVDINWNEIESTISQSELTIELRGAARQKALHSGVKAWLATWCYWDDYVMVHVLSKGE; this is encoded by the coding sequence ATGTATCTACAAGTTGCCCAACCAAGACTCGCCGAAATTAAAGGCATTGGAATTGATATCGCACCAATTAGCAAAATTGCCTCTTTAGTCAATCGCTACAACAGCGAGCTTACTTTGCTATTTACTCCTGGCGAAATCGAACAGTGTCAATCTGCACCCTATCCTAGTCGGTATTACGCCGTATGTTTTGCTGCTAAAGAAGCGGTAGGAAAAGCTTTAGGAACGGGATTAGTTGATATCAACTGGAACGAGATTGAATCGACAATCTCTCAATCAGAGTTAACAATCGAGCTACGCGGTGCAGCCCGACAAAAAGCATTGCACTCTGGAGTAAAAGCATGGCTGGCGACTTGGTGCTACTGGGATGACTATGTGATGGTTCACGTTCTTTCAAAGGGCGAATAA
- a CDS encoding acyl carrier protein produces MTMDALKDILVDLGIPEHEITETALLRKDLQLDSTETVDISLGLKRRFGVNVKLESRKDMTLKDVCEMVEQAIATTATAT; encoded by the coding sequence ATGACCATGGATGCGCTAAAAGACATATTAGTTGACTTAGGAATTCCCGAACACGAGATTACAGAAACAGCCCTGCTGCGCAAAGACTTGCAACTCGACTCGACAGAAACCGTTGATATTTCCCTGGGACTTAAACGGCGTTTTGGTGTCAATGTCAAACTAGAATCGCGCAAAGACATGACATTAAAAGACGTATGCGAGATGGTTGAGCAAGCGATCGCGACTACGGCTACAGCGACATGA